The region ATTCTTAGTAATGTAGCTCTGCTTGGACATGAATACCGTATACGGCAGATAACCGCTCTCTACCCCGAAGGAAGCAACCACCTGGCCCCGGCCCTCACTCTCGAAGATCGATGCCTGAGGCTCGAACAGCTGTACATAATCCCCGGTCCCTGAAGCAAACGCGCCGGCAATATTGGCAAAATCAATGTTCTGGATCAGCGTCAGATCCTTCCCCGCATCAATCCCCTTATTCAGCAGCGTGAATGCGCCCGCCATCTGCGGCATGCCCCCTTGCCTTTGCCCCAGGAAGGTCGAGCCCTTCACTTTGTCCCATGTGAAATGGCTGTCCGGTGTACGCGCGAACAAGAAGGTTCCATCCCGCTGTGTAAGCTGGGCAAAATTGATTACAGGATCATCCGCCCCCTGCTGGTACACATAAATGGAGGTCTCCGAACCGACCAGCGCCACATCGATTGCTCCTGATAGCAGGGCCGTCATGGTTTTATCTCCGCCAGGTATCGTCTGCAGCTCCACATCCAGCCCTTCATCCTTGAAAAAGCCCTGCGATAAGGCCACATATTCAGGCGCATAGAACACGGAACGGGTAACTTCGCCGATCTTCACCTTGACATCACCGGATTTACTGCCGCAGCCTGCAAGAACAGAGCCGAGCACAAGCATTACCAAGAACGGCAATGACAGTCTTTTGAACCCTTTCATCCTCTCCACTCCTTTCCTCCCGGGTCTTTCGCCCTTGCTCTATGCATATGCGGGAGTCTATGGAAAGGTTAAAGTACAATATATAAAGCGCTTACATTAAATTGCGTTCGTATACCCCGCCCGCATTATGAGCGATCGCAGCGCCGTATTCACGCTGTACCGGACCAGCGAGCCGGACCCGTCAGAGTTAGTCGGTGCTTCCGCCAAAGCTATTTTGCCAGAACAATCTTAATAGAGCAGCCATTCCCCAAAAGCATGACATAGCTCTGCCCGGGTCAGCGGGAACGCAATGATATAACCGTCATCCTGTTCACTGCTGCTGCGTAGAAGCCATCCGCCCGAAGAAGCTTCTATGTAAGAGATCTGCTGCAGGGTCCAGCCCTCATCATTCCGCACACATAACCGCAGTTCACCGGAAGCTGTCCGGTTCTTAAGTACTTTAGCCAATTCTACAGAGCTGTCAGGATCACCTGTCTCCGCTTCCAGTGAAGCCGCCAGCACACAGAGGTTCCACGTTCCGGCCTTCTTATGAATCTCCTCATAACTCCGTCTGGACAGGAATACCGCTGGAGCGGACTGGTTCCGGGGCTGCGCACGCTCGAAGCAATTGAACAGGTAACAGCAGGCGCGCTTCATCTCTGCCGGCTCTTTCAGTTCGTAGGCGAAATCGTCCTCTTCTGTTAACCCTCTCAGGAGGATCTTATCCTTATGTACTTGCAGGCATACATCCTGCGCATATTCACGCTCATTGAATTTCACTCTGCAGATCCGCTTGGAGCCGGAGGCTGCGTGCAGGAGCTCCGCCACCACTCTACGCTCGGTCTCACCGGGGAACAGATACTGTGCCAGACAGATCACCTCTTGCTTATTCACATTCTTTATCCCTTCCTTTTAGGCATACATCTATGTTTTAATGTAAATGAGTGGCTTTCAAAAAAACAAGCAAAACTATAAAACTTGCAATCTTTATGTTATCATAAGCTAATTTTAAGGTAAAATTAAGAAACACAGGGTAAGATCAATACCATGAAATACTTTTAGCGAGGTGGTTTTCAAAATGAGAATGCTCATCACATTTCAAAACAAGCTTGTCCCTGTATATTTCACAACAGAAAACAAACAGCCGACCCAAAAAGTACTTCGACTGCTAAACAGCACCCTTGAACTCAAAATTCAAAAAGGCAAAAACGCCCTGCAGACCTGTTTGAATTCCCTGATCAGTATCGAAATTAAAGGCTCAGAAGCTATATTGCACAGTTACAGTGAAAATGATTCATTGGCCTTATCCCTCTATTAAACAGAGGGATATTTTTTTGCCGGTATTTGGCGGTATACATATATGGATAAACAACTTAAAAAAGCACATTCCCGCAAGTGAGGGATGCGCTTAGTCTATGGTTTACAGGGGCTTAACACTCAACATTATACCGGCAGTTATCCAATCCGGAGGTTCCGGTTCTCCTCTTTCTCCGCCTTTTTAATTCGCAATTTGAACAACTTCACCAGGTTACGCCGGGTATGCTCTTCGTGACAGCTGTCCAGTTTCTTCAGGATGAAACGGTCGATGGACATGTCAATCGCTCCTTTAAATGGGGGCTTAGTCCCGTGATCTGGAGAGGGAATCATTTCCTCTTCTCCTTATATCACCTATATAACCGGGCCGCAGAATCATTAAACTTGTCCCTGGCTGCGCCTGCACCGCTTGCGAAATTTGGAATACTACATATAGACCGTTCCCGGGCGGATTAGAGCGCTGTTATAGAAGATATGGTACATTTGCGAAGAATAGCAGCTTCTGCAAGCAGAATAAAAATTTTATACGACGGATATTTACAAACTAAAAATTAAATGCTATATTATCGATAGTTAATATTAAATAGATATCTAAGGAGAAATCATAATGTCGAATGTACTGTTTATCAAAGCTAATAACCGCCCTGCCGAGCAATCCGTAAGTGTTCAGCTCTACAACGAATTCCTGTCCAGCTACAAGGAGACTCATCCGCAGGACCAGATCACTGAACTCGACCTGTTCGCTGAACAGCTTCCTTACTACGATAACACTCTGATCACTGGTGTATACAAAGCCGCTCAAGGCTTCGAAGCTACTCCTGAAGAAGCAGCAGGCGCAGCACTTGTGAAGAAATATCTGGACCAGTTCCTGGCTGCTGACAAAGTAGTATTCGCCTTCCCGCTCTGGAACATGACCGTTCCGGCTGTACTGCACACTTATATCGATTACTTGAACCAGGCTGGAACTACCTTCAAGTATACTGCAGAAGGTCCTGTAGGACTCTTGACTGGTAAAAAAGCAGCTGTTCTGAACGCCAGAGGCGGCGTGTACTCCGAAGGCCCGGCCGCAAGTGCTGAAATGGCTGTTAACTTCATCATGGGCAACCTGAACTTCTGGGGCTTCAAAGAAACTACACAGGTAATCATCGAAGGACACAACCAGAACCCGGACAAATCCGCTGACATCATCGCTTCCGGCCTGCAACTGGCTAAAACTGCAGCAGCATCGTTCTAATCTGATCATAAAAGCTTTTTGAAAGTCTTCGTAGGGAGACTGACCAAAAACGGAAAGCAGCGATTCCCCACTAACGGGAGAATCGCTGCTTTTTAGTGTGCCAGATGCCATTTTTATAATAGTTGCTGAAGCAGGTGGATTTTCTCCACTTGTTATTTAATAAGCGGCCTCGAGCTAGGGAGCAGTTGGAAAAGCAGCACTTAATATCCTTGATTTTGTCCAAATGAGCTATTTACGGTGTAGTAAGTGACGTTTATCCAACTAATTTCCTCTCTAGCTCCCAAACCACCAAATTAAAATACGTTTTTCCAACTACTCTCCAGGGTGGCGTAGCTCCTACTTACACAATGCTCAGCATCCAGCAAGCTTATTCCGTTATGCAAACTTTCATCCCTATTCCCAAGCTCGCTTCCATGCTCCTGCAACGCCCTGCAATGTCATCGCTGCTTAATATTCATCCAACACCCGCTGCCAGCTGTTGCCCTTGGCACGGGGCGGGGTGCTCTTGGTGGAGGCGGCGGCTGTCTTGC is a window of Paenibacillus sp. FSL H3-0469 DNA encoding:
- a CDS encoding ABC transporter substrate-binding protein; the encoded protein is MKGFKRLSLPFLVMLVLGSVLAGCGSKSGDVKVKIGEVTRSVFYAPEYVALSQGFFKDEGLDVELQTIPGGDKTMTALLSGAIDVALVGSETSIYVYQQGADDPVINFAQLTQRDGTFLFARTPDSHFTWDKVKGSTFLGQRQGGMPQMAGAFTLLNKGIDAGKDLTLIQNIDFANIAGAFASGTGDYVQLFEPQASIFESEGRGQVVASFGVESGYLPYTVFMSKQSYITKNQDTVQKFTNAVQRAQLWVKAHSPEEIADAVMPYFEKIDRGIVVSAISRYKEQDTYAVNPVIDDKEWNNLLDVIDHAGELKERIPAAKIVNNSFAEQAESTIKE
- a CDS encoding FMN-dependent NADH-azoreductase, encoding MSNVLFIKANNRPAEQSVSVQLYNEFLSSYKETHPQDQITELDLFAEQLPYYDNTLITGVYKAAQGFEATPEEAAGAALVKKYLDQFLAADKVVFAFPLWNMTVPAVLHTYIDYLNQAGTTFKYTAEGPVGLLTGKKAAVLNARGGVYSEGPAASAEMAVNFIMGNLNFWGFKETTQVIIEGHNQNPDKSADIIASGLQLAKTAAASF